A window of Solea senegalensis isolate Sse05_10M linkage group LG20, IFAPA_SoseM_1, whole genome shotgun sequence contains these coding sequences:
- the klhl38a gene encoding kelch-like protein 38, with protein MRMASTSCGVFSFKDSELPSHLLTQLNVLRQERILTDVLLCAEHREFPCHRNVLVSSSPYFRAMFCSNFLESSQARVNLKGISSTVISSIVDYVYTGCITITMETVLPLMQAASMLHYGGLFEACSLFLQDQLSPENCLSMIRLSEILHCESLRERAKEMAVRCFSDVAASEDFCELSLPELMCYLEDDRLCAEEEQVFETLLAWIHHDPFSRRGAIHDLFKKVRLRFIHPTYLFQFIANDPLVQSSTLCTEIIDSVRRLMLTVSNKCGHELKPLWTTPRRYTCRETLVVVGGRKNNEQTSREALLYDERTQRWQWLAKLPLRLYKAAYVCIHSILYVLGGLSLCMTSGDSSVSATVYTLSLKTNQWRTAEPMSEPRYAHQSVSYLHFIFVLGGIGVDKQISQSVERYNSMFNQWEDMAPMPTAVLHPAVAACDQRIYVFGGEDAMQNPVRLIQVYHISRNLWSRLETRTVKNVCAPAAVIEDKIYIIGGYTRRMIAYDTKANKFVKCENLKVRRMHHSATVINNKLYVTGGRILNSHDVIEDSDCFECYDPKTDIWTSKGSLPYKLFDHGSLPLVCVSNRPNPP; from the exons ATGAG AATGGCCTCCACATCGTGTGGGGTTTTCTCTTTCAAAGACTCCGAACTTCCCTCCCACCTGCTGACCCAGCTCAACGTCCTCCGGCAGGAGCGCATACTGACGGACGTCCTGCTCTGCGCGGAGCACCGCGAGTTCCCCTGCCACAGGAACGTCCTGGTGTCCAGCAGCCCGTACTTCCGGGCCATGTTCTGCAGCAACTTTCTGGAGAGCAGTCAGGCCCGTGTGAATCTGAAGGGAATCTCTTCCACTGTCATCAGTAGCATTGTGGACTATGTCTACACAGGCTGCATCACTATCACCATGGAGACTGTGCTCCCGCTCATGCAGGCCGCCTCCATGCTTCACTATGGAGGCCTCTTTGAGGCCTGCTCGTTGTTTCTCCAGGACCAGTTGAGTCCAGAAAACTGTCTGAGCATGATCCGGCTCTCTGAGATCCTGCACTGTGAGAGTTTGAGGGAGAGAGCGAAGGAGATGGCTGTGAGGTGTTTCTCTGACGTTGCTGCCTCGGAGGACTTCTGTGAGTTGTCTCTCCCCGAGCTCATGTGTTACCTAGAAGATGACCGCTTGTGTGCCGAGGAGGAGCAAGTGTTTGAGACCCTACTGGCCTGGATCCACCACGATCCGTTCTCAAGACGTGGAGCAATCCACGATCTCTTCAAGAAAGTCCGGCTTCGCTTCATCCATCCGACTTACCTCTTCCAGTTTATTGCAAACGACCCTCTGGTGCAGTCATCCACACTCTGCACTGAGATCATCGATTCAGTGCGTCGCCTCATGCTCACAGTCAGCAATAAGTGTGGTCATGAGCTCAAACCACTTTGGACCACACCGCGCCGGTacacctgcagagaaacactggtggtggtggggggacGCAAGAACAATGAACAAACATCAAGAGAAGCACTGCTTTATGATGAACGCACTCAGCGTTGGCAATGGTTGGCCAAACTCCCTCTGCGGCTCTACAAAGCTGCGTATGTGTGTATTCACAGCATCCTCTATGTGCTCGGCGGGCTCAGCCTGTGCATGACATCAGGTGACAGCTCAGTCAGTGCCACAGTTTACACTCTCTCCCTCAAAACCAACCAGTGGAGAACTGCTGAGCCCATGTCAGAGCCACGATACGCTCACCAGAGTGTGTCCTACCTGCACTTTATATTTGTGTTGGGAGGCATCGGGGTAGACAAGCAAATCTCTCAGTCCGTAGAAAGGTATAACAGTATGTTTAATCAATGGGAGGACATGGCACCGATGCCCACGGCGGTGCTGCATCCGGCTGTTGCAGCATGTGATCAGAGGATCTACGTTTTTGGAGGCGAGGATGCCATGCAGAATCCAGTCAGATTGATACAG GTGTATCACATCTCCCGCAATTTGTGGTCGAGGCTAGAGACGAGGACAGTGAAAAATGTTTGTGCCCCTGCTGCTGTCATAGAGGATAAGATCTACATCATAGGAG GGTACACCCGGCGAATGATAGCCTATGACACCAAAGCCAACAAGTTTGTTAAGTGTGAGAATCTAAAGGTGCGCAGGATGCACCACAGTGCCACCGTGATTAACAACAAGCTCTACGTCACCGGTGGACGCATCCTCAACAGCCACGATGTCATCGAGGACTCGGACTGCTTCGAGTGTTATGACCCAAAGACTGACATTTGGACCTCAAAGGGCTCTTTGCCATACAAGCTGTTTGACCACGGCTCTCTGCCGCTAGTCTGTGTTTCCAACAGACCCAACCCACCATGA